The DNA segment ACGGCCTGACCGTCTCCCCAGGCTTCATCGACACGCACACCCACTCCGACGCCGCGCTACTGATCGATCCTCAGCACCCGGAGGGCCTCCGGCAGGGCATCACCACCGAGCTACTCGGCCAGGACGGCCTCTCATACGCTCCCCTGTCGCCGGAGAACTACAGGGCCTATAGCCGCTACCTGAGCGGAATCCTTGGCACGCCGCCGCCGGACCTCGATATGAGCAGCGTCGCTGCCTTCCGCTCGCACTATCACAAGAAGTGCGCAATCAACGTCGCCTACCCTATCTCCCACGGCGCCGTAAGGCTCGAGACCTGCGGATTCGCCGACATCCCAATGACCGGCGAACGGATGGAGAAGGCGAAACGCCTCATCCGCGAGGGCATGGAGCAGGGCGCAATCGGCCTGGCGACGGGCATGTCTTACCACCCTCAGGCGTGGAGCGACACCGCCGAGCTTATCGAGCTTTGCAAGGTCATCGCTGAGTATGGCGGCGTCTACCAGACCCACCTGCGGGATGTGAACACAGACCGCGCATTCGGCGGCGGCGGCATCCCGGAGGCGCTCGAGATCGGCCGCCGCTCCGGCGTGAAAGTGCACTTCTCCCACCACCGCACGAGCGCTGCGAACGCCGGCAAGGTCAAGGAGCGGCTGGAGCTGATCGTGAAGGCGCAGGCCGAGGGCGTGGACTGCACGATGGAGCTCTACCCCTACCCAACAGGCAGCACGTTCCCCCTCAGCTTCCTGCCCAGCTACGCCCACGAGGGCGGCCCGGACGGCATCCGCAAGCGCCTCGCGAACCCCGTTGAACGCAAGAAATTGGCGGACTACCTGACCAACCAGACGCACCGGTATGTTCCTGAGGCCGTCCTCTCATACCTGCCCAACAAAAACACCGCGCTTGAAGGCATGAGCATGCCGAAGGTAGTGGAGATGCGCGGCGGCATTTCCAGCGGCGAGGCGCTGCTGCAGATCCTGGAGGAAGAGGACTTCGAAGTCGGCTATTGGGGTACGCCTCCCGACGATATTAAGGTCTGGCGACAGCTCAGCCGCGACTTCGTCGAGTTCCTGTCCCGTCCGGACTACATGGTCGGCAG comes from the SAR202 cluster bacterium genome and includes:
- a CDS encoding D-aminoacylase, whose amino-acid sequence is MFDFIITGGTVVDGTGAPGYRADVGITGEKITAIGDLSQAAAKRIINANGLTVSPGFIDTHTHSDAALLIDPQHPEGLRQGITTELLGQDGLSYAPLSPENYRAYSRYLSGILGTPPPDLDMSSVAAFRSHYHKKCAINVAYPISHGAVRLETCGFADIPMTGERMEKAKRLIREGMEQGAIGLATGMSYHPQAWSDTAELIELCKVIAEYGGVYQTHLRDVNTDRAFGGGGIPEALEIGRRSGVKVHFSHHRTSAANAGKVKERLELIVKAQAEGVDCTMELYPYPTGSTFPLSFLPSYAHEGGPDGIRKRLANPVERKKLADYLTNQTHRYVPEAVLSYLPNKNTALEGMSMPKVVEMRGGISSGEALLQILEEEDFEVGYWGTPPDDIKVWRQLSRDFVEFLSRPDYMVGSDSIHFGSTPHPRGWGTFPRFLGRLRRQFNTISLEQMVQRVTDNPARRFGLKSRGRIEKGYFADIVVFDADRMIDTATYDDAKQYPVGIPFVLVNGQVAVDNERCTGVYAGQAVP